The following are from one region of the Nicotiana tomentosiformis chromosome 7, ASM39032v3, whole genome shotgun sequence genome:
- the LOC104112013 gene encoding serine/threonine-protein kinase STY13-like produces the protein MLEAPKFAGLIDLNENHEHYGLSQNFYHKLGEGSNMSIDSYGSLQMSNGGGSVAMSMDNSSVGSNDSHTRILNHQGLKRVHNNYSVAASVNKGKISHGLSDDALAKALMDPRFPTNGLENYDEWTIDLRKLNMGPAFAQGAFGKLYKGTYNGEDVAIKLLERPENDLERAHLMEQQFQQEVMMLARLKHPNIVRFIGACRKPMVWCIVTEYAKGGSVRQFLTKRQNRSVPLKLAVKQALDVARGMEYVHGLNLIHRDLKSDNLLIAADKSIKIADFGVARIEVQTEGMTPETGTYRWMAPEMIQHRPYTQKVDVYSFGIVLWELITGMLPFQNMTAVQAAFAVVNKGVRPTIPNDCLAVLGEIMTRCWDANPDNRPPFSQVVRMLEVAETEILTTVRKARFRCCISQPMTTD, from the exons ATGTTGGAAGCTCCAAAGTTTGCGGGACTTATAGACTTAAATGAAAACCATGAACATTATGGACTGTCACAAAATTTTTACCATAAGCTTGGTGAGGGATCAAACATGTCAATCGACAGTTATGGGAGCTTGCAGATGAGCAATGGCGGAGGTTCTGTTGCAATGTCGATGGATAACAGCAGTGTTGGATCAAATGATTCACACACTCGTATTCTAAACCACCAGGGTCTCAAGCGTGTCCACAATAACTATTCTGTTGCAGCTAGTGTAAACAAGGGGAAAATTTCTCATGGATTGAGTGACGATGCCTTAGCTAAAGCTTTAATGGATCCTCGATTTCCTACCAATGGGCTTGAGAATTATGATGAGTGGACAATTGATTTGAGGAAGCTTAACATGGGACCAGCTTTTGCACAAGGGGCTTTTGGGAAGCTCTATAAGGGAACTTACAATGGTGAGGATGTTGCGATCAAGCTTTTAGAGAGGCCAGAGAATGATCTTGAGAGAGCTCACTTGATGGAGCAACAGTTTCAGCAGGAAGTCATGATGTTGGCAAGGTTGAAACATCCAAACATAGTTCGGTTTATCGGTGCGTGCCGTAAACCCATGGTGTGGTGTATTGTCACTGAATATGCAAAAGGAGGATCAGTTCGTCAGTTTCTCACTAAGCGACAAAATCGATCTGTGCCCTTGAAGTTAGCAGTAAAGCAGGCCTTGGATGTGGCAAGGGGTATGGAATATGTGCATGGCCTGAATCTGATACATCGTGACCTGAAATCTGACAACCTACTGATTGCTGCTGATAAATCAATCAAGATTGCAGACTTTGGGGTTGCTCGTATTGAGGTGCAGACTGAAGGAATGACACCAGAGACTGGAACATACCGCTGGATGGCTCC GGAGATGATCCAGCACCGACCATACACACAAAAAGTTGATGTTTATAGTTTCGGCATTGTTCTGTGGGAGCTCATAACGGGGATGCTTCCCTTCCAGAACATGACCGCTGTACAGGCAGCTTTTGCAGTTGTCAATAAAGGTGTCCGTCCAACCATCCCTAATGATTGTTTGGCTGTCCTAGGTGAAATCATGACGCGCTGCTGGGATGCTAACCCTGACAATAGACCACCCTTCTCTCAGGTGGTCAGAATGCTCGAGGTTGCAGAGACAGAGATCTTGACAACGGTAAGAAAGGCCCGTTTCAGGTGCTGCATCAGTCAACCTATGACTACAGATTGA
- the LOC104112024 gene encoding uncharacterized protein isoform X2: MLNAKIIAMDFTSCLSFPSSFAPNGNSSDSINYRSCYNISSKANLLKQQSYLFKEYLNSPSRNYKIHLFPRIDARLEAEQLEGSEADCESEGFRWPSPNDETPFWKREFPFWDLSLDDPAGVEKDADLLHIVHVTAEMAPIAKVGGLGDVVTGLGRACLKRGHKVDVMLPFYECIPKHLIDELALIKTYNSYLDGNWVACNAYRGEVSGVPVILIEPSNHFFKGTNIYGGSYNELEAYLFFSRACLELMQVTGTQPDIIHVHEWQTGALPLFYWDMYQFLSLQKPRIVLTIHNMEHYGECRQEQLSKFGLDGSAYATEDKAVDDRTVGHNPERLSLLKGGIVYSNAVVTVSPTYLKETLCSGWLSSALMRNRDKYSGILNGIDTEMWNPATDVYLPAKFDASKIEGKRICKQFVQRGLGLPFESIKQSTCVADQVPLVICITRLVAQKGLHLITHAIKHVEELHFLLEKKSKISLLLLFKLLLNTATATRNFQVVFVFSCEKEDCHLLLFLLV, from the exons ATGTTGAACGCAAAGATAATTGCCATGGATTTCACTTCCTGCTTGTCCTTCCCATCATCTTTTGCGCCTAATGGAAACTCTAGCGATAGTATCAATTACCGTTCATGCTACAATATCAGCAGTAAGGCCAATTTGTTGAAGCAACAATCCTACTTGTTCAAGGAATACTTGAACTCCCCCTCGCGCAATTACAAAATTCATCTTTTTCCTCGAATTGATGCTCGG TTGGAAGCTGAGCAACTAGAAGGTTCAGAAGCTGATTGCGAGTCTGAAGGTTTTCGGTGGCCTTCTCCAaatgacgaaactccattctggaaaAGGGAGTTTCCATTTTGGGACCTCAGCTTGGATGATCCTGCTGGAGTGGAAAAGGATGCTGATCTATTGCACATTGTTCATGTGACAGCTGAAATGGCACCTATAGCAAAAGTAGGGGGTCTAGGTGACGTTGTAACGGGACTTGGACGTGCCTGTTTAAAGCGTGGCCATAAAGTTGATGTCATGCTTCCTTTCTATGAATGTATTCCTAAGCATTTAATTGATGAGCTAGCCTTGATCAAAACTTACAACTCATATCTTGACGGAAACTGGGTAGCCTGTAATGCATATCGAGGAGAAGTTTCAGGCGTTCCGGTGATACTTATTGAACCATCCAACCACTTTTTCAAGGGGACAAACATATATGGAGGGTCATACAATGAGTTAGAGGCATATTTGTTTTTCAGCCGTGCTTGCCTTGAATTGATGCAG GTAACAGGAACACAACCTGATATCATTCATGTACATGAATGGCAGACAGGTGCTTTACCTCTGTTTTACTGGGATATGTACCAATTTCTCTCACTCCAG AAACCTAGAATTGTATTGACTATTCACAACATGGAGCATTATGGAGAATGCAG ACAAGAGCAACTCAGTAAGTTTGGTCTTGATGGATCTGCCTATGCAACTGAAGACAAG GCCGTCGATGATCGCACAGTTGGCCATAATCCAGAGAGGTTAAGTTTGCTGAAAGGTGGCATAGTATACAGCAATGCTGTAGT TACAGTTTCACCGACGTATCTGAAGGAGACACTCTGTTCCGGATGGCTTTCTAGTGCTTTGATGCGAAACCGTGATAA GTATTCTGGCATTTTAAATGGGATCGATACTGAAATGTGGAATCCAGCAACGGATGTTTATTTGCCTGCTAAGTTTGATG CCAGCAAAATTGAAGGGAAGAGGATATGCAAACAATTTGTTCAAAGGGGACTTGGTCTGCCTTTTGAAAGCATCAAACAGAGTACTTGTGTGGCTGATCAAGTACCTTTGGTTATCTGCATTACTCGATTGGTCGCTCAAAAGGGTCTCCATCTTATCACTCATGCGATCAAGCATGTTGAAGAACTA